In one window of Ptiloglossa arizonensis isolate GNS036 chromosome 5, iyPtiAriz1_principal, whole genome shotgun sequence DNA:
- the Ssdp gene encoding sequence-specific single-stranded DNA-binding protein isoform X2, producing MYAKGKGSTVPSDSQAREKLALYVYEYLLHVGAQKAAQTFLSEIRWEKNITLGEPPGFLHSWWCVFWDLYSAAPERRDSCEHSSEAKAFHDYGFVNSGYGVNGIAHNAGPAPSPIGQMPPNDGMPGGPMPSAFFPNNSTMRPSPPTHPSSQPSPQHPQPPPPPHSQMMSTQFMGPRYPPGPRPGVRMPQMGNDFNGPPGQPMMPNSMDPTRQAPPGMNPMNPRMNPPRGPGMGPMGPGSYGPGIRGPPPNSSLGPGGPGGPGMPPMSMTGPGGRQQWQPNTSTPMNYSSSSPGNYGGPPGSTGPPGPGTPIMPSPQDSSNSGGENMYTMMKPVPGGNMPGDFPMSGGPEGGPMGPMGPNTMGPVLNGDGLDGMKNSPANGGPGTPREDSGSGMGDYNLGSFGGPGENDQTESAAILKIKESMQEEAKRFEKDSDHPDYFIQ from the exons ATGTACGCGAAGGGGAAGGGGTCCACGGTACCCTCGGATTCTCAAGCGAGAGAAAA ATTAGCCTTGTATGTGTATGAGTATTTATTGCATGTTGGCGCACAAAAAGCAGCACAGACATTTTTGTCAGAG ATACGATGGGAAAAAAATATCACTCTTGGCGAACCACCTGGATTTTTACACTCTTGGTGGTG TGTATTCTGGGACCTATATTCTGCGGCACCAGAACGACGGGATTCTTGCGAACACAGTAGTGAGGCCAAAGCTTTTCATGACTAT GGCTTCGTGAACAGCGGTTATGGAGTTAATGGTATTGCTCAT AATGCTGGTCCAGCGCCTTCCCCCATAGGACAAATGCCACCCAATGATGGTATGCCTGGTGGTCCAATGCCTTCTGCATTCTTTCCA AACAACTCGACAATGCGACCATCTCCGCCCACACACCCCTCATCACAGCCATCCCCCCAGCACCCCCAGCCACCCCCGCCCCCACACTCGCAGATGATGTCCACTCAG TTCATGGGCCCAAGATACCCTCCTGGACCACGACCTGGAGTTCGTATGCCCCAAATGGGAAATGACTTCAATGGg CCACCGGGTCAACCAATGATGCCAAATAGTATGGATCCAACTAGGCAAG CTCCTCCAGGCATGAATCCCATGAACCCAAGGATGAATCCTCCAAGAGGACCTGGAATGGGTCCAATGGGACCAGGAAGTTACGGGCCTGGAATAAGAGGACCACCCCCTAACAGTAGTTTAGGCCCGGGAGGTCCAGGAGGTCCTGGAATGCCACCAATGAGTATGACTGGACCAGGTGGTAGACAACAATGGCAACCTAACACATCCACG ccAATGAATTATTCATCATCATCGCCGGGTAATTACGGAGGACCACCTGGATCAACGGGTCCTCCTGGCCCAGGTACACCAATTATGCCCAGTCCACAAGATAGTAGTAATAGTGGTGGCGAAAATATGTATACCATGATGAAACCTGTACCTGGAGGAAATATGCCTGGT GACTTTCCAATGAGTGGCGGACCAGAAGGTGGTCCAATGGGTCCCATGGGACCGAACACGATGGGTCCTGTTTTGAATGGTGATGGTCTTGATGGAATGAAAAACAGCCCAGCTAACGGTGGTCCCGGAACACCACGGGAAGACAGTGGAAGTGGAATGGGTGACTATAATCTGGGTAGTTTTGGAGGTCCTGGAGAAAAT
- the Ssdp gene encoding sequence-specific single-stranded DNA-binding protein isoform X1, which translates to MYAKGKGSTVPSDSQAREKLALYVYEYLLHVGAQKAAQTFLSEIRWEKNITLGEPPGFLHSWWCVFWDLYSAAPERRDSCEHSSEAKAFHDYGFVNSGYGVNGIAHNAGPAPSPIGQMPPNDGMPGGPMPSAFFPNNSTMRPSPPTHPSSQPSPQHPQPPPPPHSQMMSTQFMGPRYPPGPRPGVRMPQMGNDFNGPPGQPMMPNSMDPTRQGEAGEFVGWQAPPGMNPMNPRMNPPRGPGMGPMGPGSYGPGIRGPPPNSSLGPGGPGGPGMPPMSMTGPGGRQQWQPNTSTPMNYSSSSPGNYGGPPGSTGPPGPGTPIMPSPQDSSNSGGENMYTMMKPVPGGNMPGDFPMSGGPEGGPMGPMGPNTMGPVLNGDGLDGMKNSPANGGPGTPREDSGSGMGDYNLGSFGGPGENDQTESAAILKIKESMQEEAKRFEKDSDHPDYFIQ; encoded by the exons ATGTACGCGAAGGGGAAGGGGTCCACGGTACCCTCGGATTCTCAAGCGAGAGAAAA ATTAGCCTTGTATGTGTATGAGTATTTATTGCATGTTGGCGCACAAAAAGCAGCACAGACATTTTTGTCAGAG ATACGATGGGAAAAAAATATCACTCTTGGCGAACCACCTGGATTTTTACACTCTTGGTGGTG TGTATTCTGGGACCTATATTCTGCGGCACCAGAACGACGGGATTCTTGCGAACACAGTAGTGAGGCCAAAGCTTTTCATGACTAT GGCTTCGTGAACAGCGGTTATGGAGTTAATGGTATTGCTCAT AATGCTGGTCCAGCGCCTTCCCCCATAGGACAAATGCCACCCAATGATGGTATGCCTGGTGGTCCAATGCCTTCTGCATTCTTTCCA AACAACTCGACAATGCGACCATCTCCGCCCACACACCCCTCATCACAGCCATCCCCCCAGCACCCCCAGCCACCCCCGCCCCCACACTCGCAGATGATGTCCACTCAG TTCATGGGCCCAAGATACCCTCCTGGACCACGACCTGGAGTTCGTATGCCCCAAATGGGAAATGACTTCAATGGg CCACCGGGTCAACCAATGATGCCAAATAGTATGGATCCAACTAGGCAAG GCGAAGCTGGAGAATTTGTAGGGTGGCAAG CTCCTCCAGGCATGAATCCCATGAACCCAAGGATGAATCCTCCAAGAGGACCTGGAATGGGTCCAATGGGACCAGGAAGTTACGGGCCTGGAATAAGAGGACCACCCCCTAACAGTAGTTTAGGCCCGGGAGGTCCAGGAGGTCCTGGAATGCCACCAATGAGTATGACTGGACCAGGTGGTAGACAACAATGGCAACCTAACACATCCACG ccAATGAATTATTCATCATCATCGCCGGGTAATTACGGAGGACCACCTGGATCAACGGGTCCTCCTGGCCCAGGTACACCAATTATGCCCAGTCCACAAGATAGTAGTAATAGTGGTGGCGAAAATATGTATACCATGATGAAACCTGTACCTGGAGGAAATATGCCTGGT GACTTTCCAATGAGTGGCGGACCAGAAGGTGGTCCAATGGGTCCCATGGGACCGAACACGATGGGTCCTGTTTTGAATGGTGATGGTCTTGATGGAATGAAAAACAGCCCAGCTAACGGTGGTCCCGGAACACCACGGGAAGACAGTGGAAGTGGAATGGGTGACTATAATCTGGGTAGTTTTGGAGGTCCTGGAGAAAAT
- the Atg10 gene encoding autophagy-related 10 isoform X3: protein MDGNLKNVPGEAYIVRQRKYFIPADNDLTYYSVHENDDIDDNLNFELQQDPFEAPSTIEIPLVKEHHILWSMSYSVPVLYFNGWKADFPGINPVTVEEAQSLVHGADLKYVELSQTIHPILGTPFLYLHPCMSHELLQITSKSKNKLVSWLSTVAPSALGLTLLPDYCKLTL from the exons ATGGATGGGAACTTAAAG AACGTGCCCGGGGAAGCGTATATTGTACGACAAAGGAAATACTTTATTCCCGCCGATAATGACTTAACCTATTACTCGGTACATGAGAATGACGATATCGACGATAATTTAAATTTCGAGTTACAACAGGACCCGTTCGAAGCCCCCTCTACAATCGAGATACCATTGGTTAAAGAACATCACATATTATGGTCAATGAGCTACAGTGTTCCTGTACTGTATTTTAATGGGTGGAAGGCAG ATTTTCCTGGAATTAATCCAGTAACTGTGGAAGAGGCTCAATCACTCGTTCATGGTGCAGACTTAAAGTATGTGGAATTATCTCAAACAATACATCCCATATTAGGTACACCATTCTTATATTTGCATCCTTGTATGTCTCATGAGCTTTTGCAAATTACAAGTAAAAG TAAAAACAAACTGGTGAGTTGGTTGAGTACTGTCGCTCCAAGTGCACTTGGTCTTACACTATTACCTGATTATTGTAAATTGACTCTGTAG
- the Ssdp gene encoding sequence-specific single-stranded DNA-binding protein isoform X5 produces the protein MYAKGKGSTVPSDSQAREKLALYVYEYLLHVGAQKAAQTFLSEIRWEKNITLGEPPGFLHSWWCVFWDLYSAAPERRDSCEHSSEAKAFHDYGFVNSGYGVNGIAHNAGPAPSPIGQMPPNDGMPGGPMPSAFFPFMGPRYPPGPRPGVRMPQMGNDFNGPPGQPMMPNSMDPTRQAPPGMNPMNPRMNPPRGPGMGPMGPGSYGPGIRGPPPNSSLGPGGPGGPGMPPMSMTGPGGRQQWQPNTSTPMNYSSSSPGNYGGPPGSTGPPGPGTPIMPSPQDSSNSGGENMYTMMKPVPGGNMPGDFPMSGGPEGGPMGPMGPNTMGPVLNGDGLDGMKNSPANGGPGTPREDSGSGMGDYNLGSFGGPGENDQTESAAILKIKESMQEEAKRFEKDSDHPDYFIQ, from the exons ATGTACGCGAAGGGGAAGGGGTCCACGGTACCCTCGGATTCTCAAGCGAGAGAAAA ATTAGCCTTGTATGTGTATGAGTATTTATTGCATGTTGGCGCACAAAAAGCAGCACAGACATTTTTGTCAGAG ATACGATGGGAAAAAAATATCACTCTTGGCGAACCACCTGGATTTTTACACTCTTGGTGGTG TGTATTCTGGGACCTATATTCTGCGGCACCAGAACGACGGGATTCTTGCGAACACAGTAGTGAGGCCAAAGCTTTTCATGACTAT GGCTTCGTGAACAGCGGTTATGGAGTTAATGGTATTGCTCAT AATGCTGGTCCAGCGCCTTCCCCCATAGGACAAATGCCACCCAATGATGGTATGCCTGGTGGTCCAATGCCTTCTGCATTCTTTCCA TTCATGGGCCCAAGATACCCTCCTGGACCACGACCTGGAGTTCGTATGCCCCAAATGGGAAATGACTTCAATGGg CCACCGGGTCAACCAATGATGCCAAATAGTATGGATCCAACTAGGCAAG CTCCTCCAGGCATGAATCCCATGAACCCAAGGATGAATCCTCCAAGAGGACCTGGAATGGGTCCAATGGGACCAGGAAGTTACGGGCCTGGAATAAGAGGACCACCCCCTAACAGTAGTTTAGGCCCGGGAGGTCCAGGAGGTCCTGGAATGCCACCAATGAGTATGACTGGACCAGGTGGTAGACAACAATGGCAACCTAACACATCCACG ccAATGAATTATTCATCATCATCGCCGGGTAATTACGGAGGACCACCTGGATCAACGGGTCCTCCTGGCCCAGGTACACCAATTATGCCCAGTCCACAAGATAGTAGTAATAGTGGTGGCGAAAATATGTATACCATGATGAAACCTGTACCTGGAGGAAATATGCCTGGT GACTTTCCAATGAGTGGCGGACCAGAAGGTGGTCCAATGGGTCCCATGGGACCGAACACGATGGGTCCTGTTTTGAATGGTGATGGTCTTGATGGAATGAAAAACAGCCCAGCTAACGGTGGTCCCGGAACACCACGGGAAGACAGTGGAAGTGGAATGGGTGACTATAATCTGGGTAGTTTTGGAGGTCCTGGAGAAAAT
- the Atg10 gene encoding autophagy-related 10 isoform X2, with translation MDGPGTITWEEFLENTENFIQMSNRISDGWELKGNKNVPGEAYIVRQRKYFIPADNDLTYYSVHENDDIDDNLNFELQQDPFEAPSTIEIPLVKEHHILWSMSYSVPVLYFNGWKADFPGINPVTVEEAQSLVHGADLKYVELSQTIHPILGTPFLYLHPCMSHELLQITSKSKNKLVSWLSTVAPSALGLTLLPDYCKLTL, from the exons ATGGACGGTCCAGGGACAATTACATGGGAAGAATTCCTCGAAAATACGGAAAACTTCATACAAATGTCGAATAGGATCTCCGATGGATGGGAACTTAAAGGTAACAAG AACGTGCCCGGGGAAGCGTATATTGTACGACAAAGGAAATACTTTATTCCCGCCGATAATGACTTAACCTATTACTCGGTACATGAGAATGACGATATCGACGATAATTTAAATTTCGAGTTACAACAGGACCCGTTCGAAGCCCCCTCTACAATCGAGATACCATTGGTTAAAGAACATCACATATTATGGTCAATGAGCTACAGTGTTCCTGTACTGTATTTTAATGGGTGGAAGGCAG ATTTTCCTGGAATTAATCCAGTAACTGTGGAAGAGGCTCAATCACTCGTTCATGGTGCAGACTTAAAGTATGTGGAATTATCTCAAACAATACATCCCATATTAGGTACACCATTCTTATATTTGCATCCTTGTATGTCTCATGAGCTTTTGCAAATTACAAGTAAAAG TAAAAACAAACTGGTGAGTTGGTTGAGTACTGTCGCTCCAAGTGCACTTGGTCTTACACTATTACCTGATTATTGTAAATTGACTCTGTAG
- the Ssdp gene encoding sequence-specific single-stranded DNA-binding protein isoform X3, with the protein MYAKGKGSTVPSDSQAREKLALYVYEYLLHVGAQKAAQTFLSEIRWEKNITLGEPPGFLHSWWCVFWDLYSAAPERRDSCEHSSEAKAFHDYGFVNSGYGVNGIAHNAGPAPSPIGQMPPNDGMPGGPMPSAFFPNNSTMRPSPPTHPSSQPSPQHPQPPPPPHSQMMSTQFMGPRYPPGPRPGVRMPQMGNDFNGPPGQPMMPNSMDPTRQGEAGEFVGWQAPPGMNPMNPRMNPPRGPGMGPMGPGSYGPGIRGPPPNSSLGPGGPGGPGMPPMSMTGPGGRQQWQPNTSTPMNYSSSSPGNYGGPPGSTGPPGPGTPIMPSPQDSSNSGGENMYTMMKPVPGGNMPGDFPMSGGPEGGPMGPMGPNTMGPVLNGDGLDGMKNSPANGGPGTPREDSGSGMGDYNLGSFGGPGENFF; encoded by the exons ATGTACGCGAAGGGGAAGGGGTCCACGGTACCCTCGGATTCTCAAGCGAGAGAAAA ATTAGCCTTGTATGTGTATGAGTATTTATTGCATGTTGGCGCACAAAAAGCAGCACAGACATTTTTGTCAGAG ATACGATGGGAAAAAAATATCACTCTTGGCGAACCACCTGGATTTTTACACTCTTGGTGGTG TGTATTCTGGGACCTATATTCTGCGGCACCAGAACGACGGGATTCTTGCGAACACAGTAGTGAGGCCAAAGCTTTTCATGACTAT GGCTTCGTGAACAGCGGTTATGGAGTTAATGGTATTGCTCAT AATGCTGGTCCAGCGCCTTCCCCCATAGGACAAATGCCACCCAATGATGGTATGCCTGGTGGTCCAATGCCTTCTGCATTCTTTCCA AACAACTCGACAATGCGACCATCTCCGCCCACACACCCCTCATCACAGCCATCCCCCCAGCACCCCCAGCCACCCCCGCCCCCACACTCGCAGATGATGTCCACTCAG TTCATGGGCCCAAGATACCCTCCTGGACCACGACCTGGAGTTCGTATGCCCCAAATGGGAAATGACTTCAATGGg CCACCGGGTCAACCAATGATGCCAAATAGTATGGATCCAACTAGGCAAG GCGAAGCTGGAGAATTTGTAGGGTGGCAAG CTCCTCCAGGCATGAATCCCATGAACCCAAGGATGAATCCTCCAAGAGGACCTGGAATGGGTCCAATGGGACCAGGAAGTTACGGGCCTGGAATAAGAGGACCACCCCCTAACAGTAGTTTAGGCCCGGGAGGTCCAGGAGGTCCTGGAATGCCACCAATGAGTATGACTGGACCAGGTGGTAGACAACAATGGCAACCTAACACATCCACG ccAATGAATTATTCATCATCATCGCCGGGTAATTACGGAGGACCACCTGGATCAACGGGTCCTCCTGGCCCAGGTACACCAATTATGCCCAGTCCACAAGATAGTAGTAATAGTGGTGGCGAAAATATGTATACCATGATGAAACCTGTACCTGGAGGAAATATGCCTGGT GACTTTCCAATGAGTGGCGGACCAGAAGGTGGTCCAATGGGTCCCATGGGACCGAACACGATGGGTCCTGTTTTGAATGGTGATGGTCTTGATGGAATGAAAAACAGCCCAGCTAACGGTGGTCCCGGAACACCACGGGAAGACAGTGGAAGTGGAATGGGTGACTATAATCTGGGTAGTTTTGGAGGTCCTGGAGAAAAT TTTTTTTAA
- the Atg10 gene encoding autophagy-related 10 isoform X1 gives MIRYCVINNLLTKFCKYRWTVQGQLHGKNSSKIRKTSYKCRIGSPMDGNLKNVPGEAYIVRQRKYFIPADNDLTYYSVHENDDIDDNLNFELQQDPFEAPSTIEIPLVKEHHILWSMSYSVPVLYFNGWKADFPGINPVTVEEAQSLVHGADLKYVELSQTIHPILGTPFLYLHPCMSHELLQITSKSKNKLVSWLSTVAPSALGLTLLPDYCKLTL, from the exons ATGATAAGATAttgtgtaataaataatttattaactaAG ttcTGCAAATATCGATGGACGGTCCAGGGACAATTACATGGGAAGAATTCCTCGAAAATACGGAAAACTTCATACAAATGTCGAATAGGATCTCCGATGGATGGGAACTTAAAG AACGTGCCCGGGGAAGCGTATATTGTACGACAAAGGAAATACTTTATTCCCGCCGATAATGACTTAACCTATTACTCGGTACATGAGAATGACGATATCGACGATAATTTAAATTTCGAGTTACAACAGGACCCGTTCGAAGCCCCCTCTACAATCGAGATACCATTGGTTAAAGAACATCACATATTATGGTCAATGAGCTACAGTGTTCCTGTACTGTATTTTAATGGGTGGAAGGCAG ATTTTCCTGGAATTAATCCAGTAACTGTGGAAGAGGCTCAATCACTCGTTCATGGTGCAGACTTAAAGTATGTGGAATTATCTCAAACAATACATCCCATATTAGGTACACCATTCTTATATTTGCATCCTTGTATGTCTCATGAGCTTTTGCAAATTACAAGTAAAAG TAAAAACAAACTGGTGAGTTGGTTGAGTACTGTCGCTCCAAGTGCACTTGGTCTTACACTATTACCTGATTATTGTAAATTGACTCTGTAG
- the Ssdp gene encoding sequence-specific single-stranded DNA-binding protein isoform X4, which yields MYAKGKGSTVPSDSQAREKLALYVYEYLLHVGAQKAAQTFLSEIRWEKNITLGEPPGFLHSWWCVFWDLYSAAPERRDSCEHSSEAKAFHDYGFVNSGYGVNGIAHNAGPAPSPIGQMPPNDGMPGGPMPSAFFPFMGPRYPPGPRPGVRMPQMGNDFNGPPGQPMMPNSMDPTRQGEAGEFVGWQAPPGMNPMNPRMNPPRGPGMGPMGPGSYGPGIRGPPPNSSLGPGGPGGPGMPPMSMTGPGGRQQWQPNTSTPMNYSSSSPGNYGGPPGSTGPPGPGTPIMPSPQDSSNSGGENMYTMMKPVPGGNMPGDFPMSGGPEGGPMGPMGPNTMGPVLNGDGLDGMKNSPANGGPGTPREDSGSGMGDYNLGSFGGPGENDQTESAAILKIKESMQEEAKRFEKDSDHPDYFIQ from the exons ATGTACGCGAAGGGGAAGGGGTCCACGGTACCCTCGGATTCTCAAGCGAGAGAAAA ATTAGCCTTGTATGTGTATGAGTATTTATTGCATGTTGGCGCACAAAAAGCAGCACAGACATTTTTGTCAGAG ATACGATGGGAAAAAAATATCACTCTTGGCGAACCACCTGGATTTTTACACTCTTGGTGGTG TGTATTCTGGGACCTATATTCTGCGGCACCAGAACGACGGGATTCTTGCGAACACAGTAGTGAGGCCAAAGCTTTTCATGACTAT GGCTTCGTGAACAGCGGTTATGGAGTTAATGGTATTGCTCAT AATGCTGGTCCAGCGCCTTCCCCCATAGGACAAATGCCACCCAATGATGGTATGCCTGGTGGTCCAATGCCTTCTGCATTCTTTCCA TTCATGGGCCCAAGATACCCTCCTGGACCACGACCTGGAGTTCGTATGCCCCAAATGGGAAATGACTTCAATGGg CCACCGGGTCAACCAATGATGCCAAATAGTATGGATCCAACTAGGCAAG GCGAAGCTGGAGAATTTGTAGGGTGGCAAG CTCCTCCAGGCATGAATCCCATGAACCCAAGGATGAATCCTCCAAGAGGACCTGGAATGGGTCCAATGGGACCAGGAAGTTACGGGCCTGGAATAAGAGGACCACCCCCTAACAGTAGTTTAGGCCCGGGAGGTCCAGGAGGTCCTGGAATGCCACCAATGAGTATGACTGGACCAGGTGGTAGACAACAATGGCAACCTAACACATCCACG ccAATGAATTATTCATCATCATCGCCGGGTAATTACGGAGGACCACCTGGATCAACGGGTCCTCCTGGCCCAGGTACACCAATTATGCCCAGTCCACAAGATAGTAGTAATAGTGGTGGCGAAAATATGTATACCATGATGAAACCTGTACCTGGAGGAAATATGCCTGGT GACTTTCCAATGAGTGGCGGACCAGAAGGTGGTCCAATGGGTCCCATGGGACCGAACACGATGGGTCCTGTTTTGAATGGTGATGGTCTTGATGGAATGAAAAACAGCCCAGCTAACGGTGGTCCCGGAACACCACGGGAAGACAGTGGAAGTGGAATGGGTGACTATAATCTGGGTAGTTTTGGAGGTCCTGGAGAAAAT